The window CAGTTGTCGACGAAAAGGGGACGTTGAGGCTAAAACCAGTTGGTAATTTTTCATTTTGAATTACAATTTGCAGGAGCATTTCCGATAGGATAATCGATCAAAAATGATTATGGCTAATGCTCTGTATGATAAGCGTAAAAAAGTACAACTTTTTTGCCTTTTTCTTTGACTAATTTTTATTTGGAAGATAATATTCGCGCCCTATGCAAAAGGTAAAAATACCGCGAACGGTTGATCCAGCGAAAGCGGCACAGAAACGATTGGATTACGATGGCATCATCCAGGCCAGTCTTTTCAAGCGTTTAGTGGAAACAACTGAAGGCGTAAAACGCGACGCAGAAGTCTCATTGTCATTTGAGATAGATGAACAGCGACTTGTTGTTATCTCTGGTAAAGCTAACATCGAAGTCGATTTAGAGTGTCAGCGTTGTAATGAGGTATTCACACACGCGTGTGAAGTTGAATTCCTTTACACTCCTTACTACGGTGAGAAGACGGAAGAGGAAGCACCTGAAATTTATGATTTGGTAGATCTAAATGAGTACGGTGAATTAGACCTTATACAACTGGTTGAAGACGAGTTCATCTTAGCATTACCTCAAATTGCAATGCATGATGAAGCGGATTGTAGCGTTGATTCAAATAACATGGTTTTTGGTGAGCTTCCTGAAGAAATTGAGGAAGAGAAACCGAACCCATTCGACGTTTTGAAAAGTTTGAAAAAGTAATCGGTATTCACTGATACTTTCTCAGCTTTGAACCCCATAGTATAGGAGTAGGGTCAATGGCCGTACAAAAGAGCAAGAAGTCACGTTCAATGCGTGGTATGCGTCGTTCACACGATGCACTAACTACAGCTGCACTTTCTGTAGATGCAACTTCAGGTGAAACTCACCTACGTCACAACGTAACTGCTGAAGGTTACTACCGTGGCAAAAAGGTTATCAACAAGTAAGGTTGATCCTTTGCAAACTATTACCGTTGCACTTGATGCAATGGGCGGGGATTTCGGTCCACGCGTAACAGTGCCTGCCGCCGTGCAGGCACTGTCTCATTTCCCAGAGCTAAAAGTGATTCTTATAGGTGATCAAACCTTGATCACGTCTCAATTATCTCAACTCGGTACTTCTACCAATTCCCGTTTGACTATTCTCCATAGTGAGAAAGTGATTTCTAATTCAGAAAAGCCTTCTTTAGCATTACGAAATAGCCAGAATAGCTCGATGCGTAAAGCCATCGACCTTGTTTCCGAGCAAAAAGCAGACGCTTGTGTCAGTGGTGGTAATACCGGTGCATTGATGGCACTGTCACGTTTTATTCTCAAATTGCTGCCTGGCATTGATCGTCCTGCGTTAGTTTCAGCTCTACCGACCATCAGCGGAAAACGTAACTGGATGTTGGATCTCGGAGCGAACGTATCTTGTGATGCAGACAGCCTGTTCCAGTTTGCCGTGATGGGCAGTGCGTTGGCTGAACAGCACTTGGGTCATCCCGCTCGTGTGGCGGTTCTTAATATCGGCGCAGAAGAGATAAAAGGAAATGATCTCGTTAAGCGCTGCGCAGAAATGCTTTCTCAAACCGACGCAATTAATTTTGTTGGTTATATTGAAGGTAATCAAATATTGCATGATGTTGCGGATGTCATCGTTTGTGATGGATTTGTCGGTAACGTATGCTTAAAGGCCAGCGAGGGAACAGCACAACTTTTTATCGAAAAAATAAAAACCAGTATGATGGCGTCTACGATAAAGGGTTGGATTGCTAGAAAGTTGTTTTCTCGGCTATTTAATGAACTAAAAACACTGAACCCCGACCAGTATAACGGCGCAAGTTTGCTAGGATTGCGCGGCATTGTCATTAAAAGCCATGGAAGTGCTGATGTATCTGCAATTGTCAATGCACTTGGAGAGGCAGTACACGAGGTCAAACGACAAGTACCAAGCCGTATTAGCGATCGTTTGGAAGCGGTTTTACTCGAGAGGCATTATTAGTCTTCATGTATAGCAAAATTTTAGGTACTGGCAGCTACCTGCCATCTCAGGTGCGTACTAACGCAGATCTAGAGAAAATGGTAGATACAAGTGACGAGTGGATTGTTGCTCGCACGGGTATTAAAGAGCGTCGAATCGCAGCAGAAGATGAAACTGTTGCTGACATGGCATTCTACGCAGCTGAAAACGCTATCGATATGGCAGGTATAGATAAGAACGATATTGATCTTATCATTGTAGCTACTACCAGCAGTAGCCATACTTTCCCTTCATCTGCGTGTCAGGTGCAGGGAAAGCTTGGCATTAAAGGTTGTCCGGCTTTTGACTTAGCCGCTGCTTGTTCTGGCTTTGTTTATGCTCTATCTGTCGCGGATCAGCACATCAAATCAGGTATGTGTAAAAACGTGCTGGTGATTGGTGCGGACGCGTTGTCAAAAACATGTGACCCGACTGACCGTTCGACCATTATTCTGTTCGGTGACGGAGCGGGTGCGGTTGTGGTTGGTGCAAGCGAAGAGCCTGGTATCATCTCTACCCATATATACTCGGATGGTCAATTCGGTGAGTTATTGAGCTTACCAGTGCCAGTACGTGGCCAAGATGCTGATAAATGGCTTCACATGGCTGGCAACGAAGTATTCAAGGTTGCCGTAACCCAATTGTCTAAATTGGTTAAAGATACTCTTGAAGCCAACAACATGCATAAGTCTGAGCTAGACTGGCTAGTACCGCACCAAGCGAACTACCGAATTATCTCAGCGACAGCGAAAAAGCTTTCAATGTCTCTGGATCAGGTTGTTTTGACCTTAGACAAGCATGGCAATACGTCGGCAGCGACAGTGCCGACAGCGTTGGATGAAGCGGTACGTGATGGTCGCATCAAGCGTGGACAAAACTTGCTACTAGAGGCATTTGGTGGCGGTTTCACTTGGGGCTCTGCTCTGGTGAAATTCTAAGTTTCACGAGAATTCAAAATTTAAGGTGCACTCAAGTGCATCTTATTTCTTTTTACATTGCTTAAAGGAAAACAACATGAGCAAGTTTGCTATCGTATTTCCAGGCCAAGGTTCTCAAGCAGTAGGTATGCTGGCTGAGCTTGGTGAACAATATGACGTAGTAAAACAAACATTTGCAGAAGCATCTGACGCACTAGGTTACGATCTATGGGCGCTTGTTCAAAATGGCCCTGCTGAAGACCTCAATCAAACGTTCCGTACACAGCCTGCATTGTTAGCGTCGTCTGTGGCTATTTGGCGTGTATGGCAAGAACTTGGTCTTGAGCAACCTGCAAATCTAGCAGGCCACAGCTTGGGTGAGTATTCAGCACTAGTATGTGCAGGTGTGATTGATTTTAAACAAGCAATCAAACTGGTTGAGCTTCGTGGTCAGTTAATGCAAGAAGCTGTACCTGCAGGCACTGGCGCAATGTACGCAATCATTGGCCTAGATGATGAATCTATCGCAAAAGCGTGTGAAGAAGCAGCGCAAGGCGAAGTGGTATCTCCGGTAAACTTCAACTCTCCTGGTCAAGTTGTTATCGCTGGTAGCAAAGACGCAGTTGAGCGTGCGGGTGCACTATGTAAAGAAGCAGGTGCTAAGCGTGCGCTTCCTCTTCCTGTTTCAGTGCCTTCTCACTGTGCTCTGATGAAACCTGCGGCAGAAAAACTGGCTGTTGCTCTAGAGTCTATTGAGTTTAATGCGCCACAGCTTCCAGTGATCAACAACGTTGATGTGGCGGCTGAAACTGATCCGGCAAAAATTAAAGACGCGCTTGTTCGCCAGCTACATAGCCCTGTTCGTTGGACTGAGAGCGTACAGCTGATGAGTGAGCAAGGCGTAGAAAATCTTCTTGAGCTTGGTCCTGGCAAAGTATTGACAGGTCTAACTAAACGTATCGTGAAAACACTAAGTGCAGCGGCGGTTAACGACGTAGCGTCGTTAGAAGCGGCTAAATAATTTAGCGTTAATACACGATAATAAAAGGAAAAACAACATGATGAATCTAGAAGGTAAGATCGCTCTAGTGACAGGCGCAAGCCGTGGCATTGGTCGTGCGATTGCTGAACTTCTTGTTGAACGTGGTGCAACCGTCATTGGTACTGCAACGTCTGAAAGTGGTGCTGCTGCTATTAGCGAATACCTTGGTGAAAACGGTAAAGGTTTGACACTTAACGTTACTGACGTTGAGTCTATCGAAGCGACACTTAAAACCATCAATGATGAGTTTGGTGTGATCGATATTTTGGTCAACAACGCAGGTATTACTCGTGATAATCTGCTAATGCGTATGAAAGATGATGAGTGGAATGACATCATCGATACTAACCTGACACCAATTTTCCGTATGTCTAAAGCGGTATTGCGTGGCATGATGAAAAAACGTGCGGGTCGTATCATCAACGTAGGCTCTGTCGTGGGTACTATGGGTAATGCGGGCCAAGCTAACTACGCAGCAGCAAAAGCAGGTGTGATCGGTTTCACTAAATCGATGGCTCGTGAAGTGGCTTCTCGTGGCGTAACAGTAAACACTGTTGCACCAGGTTTCATCGAAACTGACATGACTAAAGCATTAAATGACGAGCAACGTGCGGCAACTTTGTCGAACGTGCCAGCTGGTCGTTTAGGTGACCCACGTGAAATTGCATCGGCAGTGGTTTTCCTTGCTTCACCTGAAGCAGCGTACATTACTGGTGAAACTTTGCATGTAAATGGTGGCATGTACATGGTTTAATACGACAGTTTCGGCAAAATAAGCTATTTTACATTGTGAAGAATAGATTATAGTTGCACTTTACTGTCATGAACTTGTCATGCTGATGCGCAAGATTTGTGCATGATTTAAGTCAAAAATGTATTGAAATTCGGTTAAATTCGCTAATTTTGTGGTTTGACCAGCAAGGACCCCCTTGCAACTTTCAATAGTTCGAATAAACTACGGAATCATCGCATTAGGCGAAATCTGTAAAGGAAAAGAAAAAATGAGCAACATCGAAGAACGCGTAAAGAAAATCATTGTTGAACAGCTAGGTGTAGACGAAGCAGAAGTTAAAAACGAAGCTTCTTTCGTTGACGATCTAGGTGCTGATTCTCTAGACACTGTAGAACTAGTTATGGCTCTAGAAGAGGAATTCGACACTGAGATTCCTGACGAAGAAGCTGAGAAGATCACTACTGTTCAAGCTGCAATCGACTACGTAAACAGCGCTCAGTAATTATCTCTCCCAGGCGGTCACCTAGACCGCCTGTGTTCTTTCTAACTTCTTCTATCCTCTCATAGAAATATTCAATTCCCGGAGAATTATATCGTGTCCAAGCGTCGTGTAGTTGTCACTGGCATGGGTATGTTGTCACCGGTAGGCAACACAGTAGAATCATCTTGGAAAGCCCTGCTAGAAGGTCAAAGTGGTATTGTGAATATCGAGCACTTTGATGCTACGAATTTCTCAACTCGTTTTGCAGGTCTTGTGAAAGATTTCGATTGCACAGAGTACATGTCTAAAAAAGATGCTCGTAAGATGGATTTATTCATCCAGTACGGTGTCGCAGCAGGTATGCAAGCAATCGATGACTCTGGCTTACAAATTACCGAAGAAAACGCGGCTCGAGTTGGTGTTGCAATCGGCTCAGGCATTGGTGGTCTGGAACTGATTGAATCAGGTCACACTGCGTTAACAGAAAAAGGCCCTCGCAAGGTTAGCCCATTTTTTGTTCCTTCGACCATCGTAAACATGGTTGCAGGTAACCTATCTATCATGCGCGGTCTTCGTGGTCCAAATATCGCGATCTCTACGGCATGTACTACTGGTCTACATAACATCGGCCATGCAGCTCGCATGATCGCTTATGGCGATGCTGATGCTATGGTTGCTGGTGGTTCTGAAAAAGCGTCAACACCATTAGGTATGGCAGGCTTTGGTGCCGCTAAAGCACTATCTACTCGTAACGATGAACCTCAAAAAGCGTCTCGTCCTTGGGATAAAGGCCGTGATGGCTTCGTTCTTGGTGACGGTGCTGGCATCATGGTACTTGAAGAGTACGAACATGCGAAAGCTCGTGGCGCTAAGATCTATGCTGAACTCGTTGGCTTCGGTATGTCTGGCGACGCTTACCACATGACCTCTCCAAGTGAGGACGGTTCAGGTGGTGCACTAGCGATGGAAGCTGCGATGCGTGATGCGAACATCACTGGTACACAAGTGGGTTACGTAAACGCACACGGTACTTCTACTCCTGCTGGTGATGTGGCCGAAATCAAGGGCGTAAAACGCGCGCTTGGTGAAGAAGGCGCTAAGCAAGTTCTTGTTTCTTCAACGAAGTCGATGACGGGTCACCTATTGGGTGCTGCAGGTTCTGTTGAAGCAATCATTACAGTGCTGTCTTTGGTCGATCAAATTGTTCCGCCAACGATTAACCTTGATGATCCAGAAGAAGGCTTAGATATCGACCTTGTGCCGCACACTGCGCGCAAAGTTGATGGCATGGAATACGCAATCTGTAACTCGTTTGGCTTCGGTGGCACAAACGGTTCTTTGGTATTCAAAAAGTTCTCTGAGTAAAGGCTATCTAAGTTTATTTTAGATAAGTGGAACTTGTATTCTAACGGCTCGATGCTTAGCATTGAGCCGTTTTGTTTTATTTAATAGCCGTAATTTTAAAGGTAATCGAATGTTTTGGGTAAATGGAATTCCACAAACACATGTCTCACTAAGCGATCGTTCCTTTCAATATGGCGACGGTTGCTTTACGACCATCCTAACTAAAAAGGGAGAGTTGGTTTATTGGCCAGAGCATGTTGCACGGATGGAAGCCTGTCTCAAAACCTTGGGTATTCCTTTTCCAGATTGGCAAGTGGTCTTTGAGTGGGCTGCTGATGCTGCAATGTCTGAAGATTACGCTGGTGTGAAGATACACATCAGCCGAGGCACGGGGGGACGCGGATACAGTCCATCAGGCATTGAAGGGCCAACCGTGACCATTTCTAATTTCCCTTTCCCTCGTCATTACGTTGATTGGCAAGCCAATGGTATAAGCCTTGGTGTGTGTGAAACGAGGTTAGGTATTCAGCCACTGCTTGCGGGACACAAACACAATAATCGTTTAGAGCAAATTCTTGCCAAAGCCGAAATGGAAGGAACTGGCTTTGCTGATGCAGTAACGTTAAATGTGCAAAATCATGTCATTGAAACTACAATGGCCAACCTTTTTTGGGTTAAAGATAATAGTGTTTATACGCCAGATTTAAGTTTGTCTGGTGTTGCCGGTGTCATGCGTCGTAAGGTTCTTGAATTTTGCGTAGCCAATCGCATTAACGTAAAGGTAGACACGTTCTATCTTTCTGAACTGCTTGAAGCGGACGAAGTATGGATGTGCAATTCCTTATTAGGTGTGGCTCCGGTGACGAGTATTGAAACACTAAACCAAAAGATTGAACTTCCGATTGGAAAACTGACTCAACGACTGCAAGGAAATCTAACTACGTGATTAAAAAACTGCTGGCTGTTGTTGTGCTGATTGCTTTGATTGGCGCAGCAGGTGTTTTTTACGTTGTTTCACAGGCGAAGCAATATGTGAATAAGCCGATTCTACTCGAGCAACCTCAGCTATTTACAGTAGAAACTGGCACAAGCTTTCATCAGGTAATTCGCGACTTGGTAAAAGCAGAAGTTATCGAGTCTTCTGATTATACTCGCTTTATCCCGCGTCTTTATCCGGAACTATTACAAGTTAGGGCTGGGACATATCAACTCGAGCCTAACCTGTCGCTTTATCAAGCGTTAGAGCATCTAAACACAGGCAAAGAATATCAATTCGCGATTACTTTTGTCGAAGGCAGCCGTTTTTCTGAATGGTTGGCCTTGCTAAAAGATGCGCCTTACGTAGAGCATGATTTGACCACTCTCTCTGAAAAAGAAATGGCTTCTAAGCTGGGTATTGAACGTGAAAAGCTAGAAGGGCTCTTCCTGGCAGAAACATACCATTACACCGCCGGTACCACGGAAAGTCAGCTACTAAAGCGCGCGCATCAGAAATTAACTAGCATACTTGATGCCCACTGGGAATCACGTCAGGAAAAACTTCCGATTCAAGATAAGTATGAAGCGTTGATTTTGGCTTCGATCATCGAAAAAGAAACTGCCATTGACTCAGAGCGCGAGCGAGTTGCCTCGGTGTTTGTTAATCGTCTGAACAAGCGTATGCGTTTGCAAACGGATCCGACAGTGATTTACGGAATGGGCGATGAGTATGACGGCAATATTCGTAAAAAGGATCTACGCACCCCTACGCCATACAATACGTATGTCATTAATGGATTGCCGCCGACGCCAATTGCAATGGCAGGAGAAGCGTCAATTGTTGCGGCATTGAACCCTGAAGAGAGTGCTTACTTATACTTTGTTGCAAGCGGAAAGGGCGGACACGTGTTCAGCAAATCCCTTGCAGAGCATAATCGTGCCGTACGTGCCTATTTAAGAGAACTAAGAAAGAACAAATGATGAAAGCAAACTTTATTGTCATAGAGGGCCTAGAAGGCGCGGGTAAAAGTACTGCAATTCAAACTGTGTTGGATACGCTAAAAAGTGCGGGTATCCAAGATATTGTTAACACTCGTGAACCTGGTGGTACGCCGCTGGCAGAGAAAATGCGTGCATTGGTCAAAGAAGAACACGAGGGTGAAGAACTTCAGGACATGACGGAATTACTGCTGCTTTACGCAGCACGTGTTCAACTTGTCGAGAACGTCATAAAGCCTGCTTTAGCTAATGGACAGTGGGTTGTGGGTGACCGTCACGATATGTCCTCTCAGGCTTATCAGGGTGGTGGCCGTCAGATCGATGCATCCCTTATGAAAAACCTGCGTGATACGACTCTTGGTGATTTCAAACCGGCTCTGACGCTTTATATGGATATCGACCCTCGAATTGGTCTGGAACGTGCTCGTGGCCGTGGTGAACTTGACCGTATCGAGAAGATGGATATCAGTTTCTTTGAGCGTACTCGTGAACGTTACTTGGATATTGCCAATAGTGACTCATCGGTTGTGGTGATCAATGCTGAGCAGTCGATTGAGAAAGTGTCTCATGATATTCAAGTTGCGTTGAATGAGTGGTTATCGCGTCAATAAGAGCAAACGAGGATTTAAATGACTCATGTTTAATGATTTTCCATGGCTTAACCCTATTTGGGATAATCTAAAAGCGGGTTTAGACTCAGACCGAATTCCCGGCGCTTTATTGCTTCAAAGCGAAGCTGGCTTGGCTGTTGAGCATCTCGTTGAGCGTTTCAGTCATGCACTTCTATGCCAGAACTACAGCAGCGAAGCCTGTGGTTTTTGCCATAGCTGTCAGCTTGTTCAATCGCAAAGTCATCCAGACTTGCACTGGGTTAAACCAGAGAAAGAGGGCAAAGCAATAACGGTTGATCAGATCCGTGCTTGTAATCGCCTTGCGCATGAGTCATCACAACTCAACGGTTATCGTTTATTTGTTATTGAACCTGCGGACATGATGAATGAGTCGGCGTCTAATGCGTTGTTAAAGACGCTTGAAGAGCCAGGAGAGAAATGTTTGTTCTTGCTTGTTACATCTAATCAAGCGCGCTTACTGCCGACGATACGCAGCCGATGTCAGCAGTGGGTCGTTAACCCACCGTCGACTGAGAAAGCCATGCAGTGGTTAAGAGAAAACGGAGCATCCGATCTTCCTGCTTATGCATTAAAACTCA is drawn from uncultured Vibrio sp. and contains these coding sequences:
- the pabC gene encoding aminodeoxychorismate lyase; its protein translation is MFWVNGIPQTHVSLSDRSFQYGDGCFTTILTKKGELVYWPEHVARMEACLKTLGIPFPDWQVVFEWAADAAMSEDYAGVKIHISRGTGGRGYSPSGIEGPTVTISNFPFPRHYVDWQANGISLGVCETRLGIQPLLAGHKHNNRLEQILAKAEMEGTGFADAVTLNVQNHVIETTMANLFWVKDNSVYTPDLSLSGVAGVMRRKVLEFCVANRINVKVDTFYLSELLEADEVWMCNSLLGVAPVTSIETLNQKIELPIGKLTQRLQGNLTT
- the fabD gene encoding ACP S-malonyltransferase; this encodes MSKFAIVFPGQGSQAVGMLAELGEQYDVVKQTFAEASDALGYDLWALVQNGPAEDLNQTFRTQPALLASSVAIWRVWQELGLEQPANLAGHSLGEYSALVCAGVIDFKQAIKLVELRGQLMQEAVPAGTGAMYAIIGLDDESIAKACEEAAQGEVVSPVNFNSPGQVVIAGSKDAVERAGALCKEAGAKRALPLPVSVPSHCALMKPAAEKLAVALESIEFNAPQLPVINNVDVAAETDPAKIKDALVRQLHSPVRWTESVQLMSEQGVENLLELGPGKVLTGLTKRIVKTLSAAAVNDVASLEAAK
- a CDS encoding DNA polymerase III subunit delta' — translated: MFNDFPWLNPIWDNLKAGLDSDRIPGALLLQSEAGLAVEHLVERFSHALLCQNYSSEACGFCHSCQLVQSQSHPDLHWVKPEKEGKAITVDQIRACNRLAHESSQLNGYRLFVIEPADMMNESASNALLKTLEEPGEKCLFLLVTSNQARLLPTIRSRCQQWVVNPPSTEKAMQWLRENGASDLPAYALKLNNGSPLKTLEAKNSGELDEYLTFEHDFIDAMSSVVADLSRCASYMAKHPENAINWAWYLLTDAQKVQFGVSEGDILPGAHQLQQTNYNGLYSSAKQLMDVKAQLQAFPGLNVELLSMNWLIESREALCS
- the fabF gene encoding beta-ketoacyl-ACP synthase II — encoded protein: MSKRRVVVTGMGMLSPVGNTVESSWKALLEGQSGIVNIEHFDATNFSTRFAGLVKDFDCTEYMSKKDARKMDLFIQYGVAAGMQAIDDSGLQITEENAARVGVAIGSGIGGLELIESGHTALTEKGPRKVSPFFVPSTIVNMVAGNLSIMRGLRGPNIAISTACTTGLHNIGHAARMIAYGDADAMVAGGSEKASTPLGMAGFGAAKALSTRNDEPQKASRPWDKGRDGFVLGDGAGIMVLEEYEHAKARGAKIYAELVGFGMSGDAYHMTSPSEDGSGGALAMEAAMRDANITGTQVGYVNAHGTSTPAGDVAEIKGVKRALGEEGAKQVLVSSTKSMTGHLLGAAGSVEAIITVLSLVDQIVPPTINLDDPEEGLDIDLVPHTARKVDGMEYAICNSFGFGGTNGSLVFKKFSE
- the plsX gene encoding phosphate acyltransferase PlsX encodes the protein MQTITVALDAMGGDFGPRVTVPAAVQALSHFPELKVILIGDQTLITSQLSQLGTSTNSRLTILHSEKVISNSEKPSLALRNSQNSSMRKAIDLVSEQKADACVSGGNTGALMALSRFILKLLPGIDRPALVSALPTISGKRNWMLDLGANVSCDADSLFQFAVMGSALAEQHLGHPARVAVLNIGAEEIKGNDLVKRCAEMLSQTDAINFVGYIEGNQILHDVADVIVCDGFVGNVCLKASEGTAQLFIEKIKTSMMASTIKGWIARKLFSRLFNELKTLNPDQYNGASLLGLRGIVIKSHGSADVSAIVNALGEAVHEVKRQVPSRISDRLEAVLLERHY
- the yceD gene encoding 23S rRNA accumulation protein YceD; translated protein: MQKVKIPRTVDPAKAAQKRLDYDGIIQASLFKRLVETTEGVKRDAEVSLSFEIDEQRLVVISGKANIEVDLECQRCNEVFTHACEVEFLYTPYYGEKTEEEAPEIYDLVDLNEYGELDLIQLVEDEFILALPQIAMHDEADCSVDSNNMVFGELPEEIEEEKPNPFDVLKSLKK
- the rpmF gene encoding 50S ribosomal protein L32; its protein translation is MAVQKSKKSRSMRGMRRSHDALTTAALSVDATSGETHLRHNVTAEGYYRGKKVINK
- the fabG gene encoding 3-oxoacyl-ACP reductase FabG, with protein sequence MNLEGKIALVTGASRGIGRAIAELLVERGATVIGTATSESGAAAISEYLGENGKGLTLNVTDVESIEATLKTINDEFGVIDILVNNAGITRDNLLMRMKDDEWNDIIDTNLTPIFRMSKAVLRGMMKKRAGRIINVGSVVGTMGNAGQANYAAAKAGVIGFTKSMAREVASRGVTVNTVAPGFIETDMTKALNDEQRAATLSNVPAGRLGDPREIASAVVFLASPEAAYITGETLHVNGGMYMV
- the acpP gene encoding acyl carrier protein; protein product: MSNIEERVKKIIVEQLGVDEAEVKNEASFVDDLGADSLDTVELVMALEEEFDTEIPDEEAEKITTVQAAIDYVNSAQ
- the tmk gene encoding dTMP kinase; amino-acid sequence: MMKANFIVIEGLEGAGKSTAIQTVLDTLKSAGIQDIVNTREPGGTPLAEKMRALVKEEHEGEELQDMTELLLLYAARVQLVENVIKPALANGQWVVGDRHDMSSQAYQGGGRQIDASLMKNLRDTTLGDFKPALTLYMDIDPRIGLERARGRGELDRIEKMDISFFERTRERYLDIANSDSSVVVINAEQSIEKVSHDIQVALNEWLSRQ
- the mltG gene encoding endolytic transglycosylase MltG is translated as MIKKLLAVVVLIALIGAAGVFYVVSQAKQYVNKPILLEQPQLFTVETGTSFHQVIRDLVKAEVIESSDYTRFIPRLYPELLQVRAGTYQLEPNLSLYQALEHLNTGKEYQFAITFVEGSRFSEWLALLKDAPYVEHDLTTLSEKEMASKLGIEREKLEGLFLAETYHYTAGTTESQLLKRAHQKLTSILDAHWESRQEKLPIQDKYEALILASIIEKETAIDSERERVASVFVNRLNKRMRLQTDPTVIYGMGDEYDGNIRKKDLRTPTPYNTYVINGLPPTPIAMAGEASIVAALNPEESAYLYFVASGKGGHVFSKSLAEHNRAVRAYLRELRKNK
- a CDS encoding beta-ketoacyl-ACP synthase III; translation: MYSKILGTGSYLPSQVRTNADLEKMVDTSDEWIVARTGIKERRIAAEDETVADMAFYAAENAIDMAGIDKNDIDLIIVATTSSSHTFPSSACQVQGKLGIKGCPAFDLAAACSGFVYALSVADQHIKSGMCKNVLVIGADALSKTCDPTDRSTIILFGDGAGAVVVGASEEPGIISTHIYSDGQFGELLSLPVPVRGQDADKWLHMAGNEVFKVAVTQLSKLVKDTLEANNMHKSELDWLVPHQANYRIISATAKKLSMSLDQVVLTLDKHGNTSAATVPTALDEAVRDGRIKRGQNLLLEAFGGGFTWGSALVKF